A genome region from Bdellovibrio bacteriovorus includes the following:
- the mgtE gene encoding magnesium transporter, which yields MDDIKQTPEENQNEESVLSLTDAWSGMSRDERREKFRELPRTEAEELFLSLKTHDQAELISEASALEKRSWIRLLAPDDVADLIQEIGVDSKDDLLTLLDPQTKREVTALLAYAEDAAGGLMSSRFVRLRPDMTVDEAISYIRIQAKTHVETIYYAYVLDSEQKLQGVVSFRELFSAGPGKKIAEIMHTDILMVPPEMDQEQIGQIFSHQDLMAVPVVDENGVMKGIVTFDDVAHAIQEEATEDIHKIGGVETLDAPYLKIGMLEMLKKRGGWLLILFLGEMFTATAMAFFEHELAKAVVLSMFIPLIISSGGNSGSQASTLIIRAIALREVRLRDWWKVLGREVLTGLCLGALLGIIGMIRIMLWPNRSSLYTEHYALVGLTVCVSVMGVVLWGTISGSMLPFLLKKIGFDPASASAPAVATIVDVTGLVIYFTVASVILHGTLL from the coding sequence ATGGACGACATCAAACAAACGCCAGAAGAAAATCAGAATGAAGAATCGGTGTTAAGTTTGACGGATGCCTGGTCGGGAATGTCCCGCGACGAACGTCGTGAAAAATTCCGAGAGCTTCCGCGCACCGAAGCCGAAGAGCTTTTTTTAAGCCTTAAAACTCACGATCAAGCCGAGCTCATTTCTGAAGCTTCTGCCTTAGAAAAGCGTTCTTGGATCCGCCTTCTCGCTCCGGATGACGTGGCCGATTTGATTCAAGAAATTGGTGTCGACTCTAAAGACGATCTTTTAACTTTGCTAGACCCCCAAACCAAACGAGAAGTCACAGCGTTACTAGCCTATGCTGAAGATGCCGCCGGGGGCTTGATGAGTTCCCGCTTTGTTCGTCTGCGTCCTGATATGACGGTGGATGAAGCCATTAGCTATATCCGCATTCAAGCTAAGACCCATGTGGAAACGATTTATTACGCTTACGTTTTAGACTCTGAACAAAAGCTTCAAGGTGTCGTTTCTTTCAGAGAGCTTTTCTCTGCGGGACCGGGTAAAAAAATCGCTGAAATTATGCACACCGATATTTTGATGGTTCCCCCTGAGATGGACCAAGAACAAATCGGTCAGATTTTTTCTCACCAAGATTTGATGGCCGTTCCCGTTGTCGATGAAAATGGCGTGATGAAGGGTATCGTGACATTTGACGACGTGGCGCACGCAATTCAAGAAGAAGCCACCGAAGATATTCATAAAATCGGGGGTGTTGAGACCCTGGATGCCCCGTACTTAAAAATCGGCATGCTCGAGATGTTGAAAAAACGTGGCGGCTGGCTTTTGATCCTTTTCCTGGGAGAGATGTTCACCGCGACCGCCATGGCTTTTTTTGAACACGAGCTTGCGAAGGCCGTGGTTCTTTCGATGTTCATTCCGTTGATTATTTCCTCAGGTGGTAACTCGGGCTCTCAAGCCTCCACCTTGATCATTCGTGCGATTGCCCTTCGTGAAGTTCGTTTGCGCGACTGGTGGAAAGTTCTGGGCCGAGAAGTCCTCACCGGCCTTTGCCTAGGTGCTTTATTAGGAATCATTGGCATGATCCGTATTATGTTGTGGCCAAATCGGTCGAGTCTTTACACCGAACACTATGCGCTTGTAGGACTCACCGTCTGCGTGAGTGTGATGGGCGTCGTTTTATGGGGAACCATATCTGGATCCATGCTTCCGTTCTTGCTTAAAAAGATTGGCTTTGACCCCGCGTCGGCCTCTGCCCCGGCGGTTGCGACGATCGTGGACGTC
- a CDS encoding 2OG-Fe(II) oxygenase, which yields MEQNQINLSSLERMFADLAENGWARSSQVFEKSFVRSLAQECQNQHSKGHFQQASIGRGVSKSAHTEIRGDHTRWIEEDSSNSIEQDFLKALNDISQALNRHFFLGLKRYETHFALYPPGTGYDKHVDNHRGTGARKITFILYLNENWKPDHGGALSFFDPHDENQRIAQVEPRLGTLVLFRSDLFPHQVEKSFQPRMSLTGWFRNDAS from the coding sequence TTGGAACAGAATCAAATCAATCTCTCCTCTCTCGAAAGAATGTTTGCAGACCTAGCAGAAAATGGCTGGGCCCGTTCCTCACAAGTCTTCGAAAAAAGTTTCGTGCGTTCTCTTGCCCAAGAGTGTCAAAATCAGCATTCCAAAGGTCATTTTCAACAGGCTTCCATAGGACGCGGAGTATCCAAATCTGCGCACACCGAAATTCGCGGCGATCACACGCGTTGGATAGAAGAAGATTCTTCGAATTCTATAGAGCAGGATTTTTTAAAAGCGCTGAATGACATTTCACAAGCGCTCAATCGACATTTTTTTCTCGGCTTAAAAAGATATGAAACACATTTTGCGTTGTATCCCCCCGGCACCGGATATGATAAACATGTCGACAATCATCGAGGCACGGGAGCAAGGAAAATCACCTTCATCCTTTACCTCAATGAAAACTGGAAACCCGATCACGGTGGAGCTCTCAGCTTTTTTGATCCCCACGATGAAAATCAACGGATTGCCCAGGTCGAACCTCGCTTAGGCACCTTGGTCCTTTTTCGCAGTGACCTCTTCCCTCATCAAGTCGAGAAGAGCTTTCAACCCCGCATGAGCCTCACAGGCTGGTTTAGGAACGACGCATCATGA
- a CDS encoding ABC transporter ATP-binding protein, with translation MKRSLFSEVVFTRFHARVLILLTSLTAAVFGILGPFFQKEFVDQLTHTPSNLHFIQFESPLAYILGAFLCVLMAQAFSQATNYLSIRESLYMQRVFGKRLYEKTLNLRVDTMSGRPVGEIVSLYATDVQGATVFLDQTLPSGCSTLFPLILAPFALSVLFDVPLWPIVGVMCFITAINTFMAFRQSKFFFRFKQLAAERIGLVNEWVQNIRTIRILGWTRHFEKNIFNKREIETRNRVLMVTNGQVMNSISSSITFFINLVALGSLIFYSKHSLTSGELLALLWIVGIFLTRPFRQMPWFFTFAFDSWTSLKRLEQFFATKNNQTSEDETREKWDDRDDEDWALQIRGLNLSVGPRRILKNINLDVKQGEFVAIVGEVGAGKSMLLLSLLRETGSRFQVYRLNGKDVLESPLDDVREHFAYVPQEGFIMSASLRENVAFLYDIEPERDGFVEESLKLAQFDLSSERVEKGLNTEIGERGVNLSGGQRQRVGLARVHFHQAPIMLLDDCLSAVDVDTEHKLFEQLLLGAWSERTRLLVTHRLSALNRVDRILFMEDGKIIDQGTFEELLARSEKFREYTTSVAKEATTPTATEVNRV, from the coding sequence ATGAAGAGATCGTTATTTTCAGAAGTAGTATTCACGCGATTTCATGCCCGCGTTTTGATTTTGCTCACTTCGCTGACCGCGGCGGTCTTTGGTATCCTAGGTCCGTTCTTCCAGAAAGAATTTGTGGATCAACTGACCCACACGCCTAGCAACCTGCACTTTATCCAATTTGAATCTCCTTTGGCTTATATTTTAGGCGCGTTTTTGTGTGTGCTGATGGCGCAGGCTTTTTCCCAAGCCACTAATTACTTGAGCATCCGCGAGTCCCTTTACATGCAGCGCGTGTTCGGTAAACGCCTTTATGAAAAAACCTTGAACTTGCGTGTAGACACCATGAGCGGTCGCCCCGTCGGGGAAATCGTTTCTTTATATGCCACCGACGTTCAAGGAGCGACGGTCTTTTTAGATCAAACGCTGCCTTCAGGATGTTCAACTTTATTTCCACTGATTTTAGCTCCGTTTGCTTTGTCGGTTCTTTTTGATGTTCCGCTGTGGCCGATTGTGGGGGTGATGTGTTTTATCACGGCCATCAATACCTTCATGGCCTTTCGCCAATCAAAATTCTTTTTCCGTTTTAAACAACTAGCCGCGGAACGCATTGGCTTGGTGAACGAATGGGTGCAAAACATCCGCACCATCCGCATCTTAGGTTGGACTCGTCATTTCGAAAAAAACATTTTTAATAAAAGAGAAATTGAAACGCGCAATCGCGTCTTAATGGTCACCAATGGCCAAGTGATGAACTCCATTTCCTCATCGATCACATTTTTTATCAACCTCGTGGCCTTAGGCAGTTTGATTTTTTATTCAAAACATTCTTTAACCAGCGGCGAGCTTTTAGCATTATTGTGGATCGTGGGTATTTTCTTAACAAGGCCCTTTCGTCAAATGCCTTGGTTTTTTACGTTCGCCTTTGACTCCTGGACATCCCTAAAACGCCTTGAACAGTTTTTTGCGACAAAGAACAACCAAACCTCAGAAGATGAAACCCGAGAAAAATGGGATGATCGTGATGACGAAGACTGGGCCCTACAAATTCGCGGTTTAAATCTTTCTGTTGGTCCTCGTCGTATTTTAAAAAATATCAACCTGGACGTGAAACAGGGCGAGTTTGTCGCTATCGTGGGCGAAGTCGGCGCTGGCAAATCCATGTTGTTGTTATCTCTCTTGAGAGAAACCGGGTCGCGATTTCAAGTATATCGTTTGAACGGCAAAGATGTTTTAGAATCTCCTTTGGATGATGTGCGCGAACATTTCGCCTATGTCCCCCAAGAGGGCTTTATCATGAGCGCTTCTTTGCGTGAAAATGTCGCCTTTCTTTACGACATCGAACCGGAAAGAGACGGCTTCGTTGAAGAGTCGCTGAAGCTTGCCCAATTTGATTTAAGTTCAGAACGTGTGGAAAAAGGACTTAACACCGAAATCGGCGAACGCGGTGTGAACCTGTCTGGCGGCCAACGTCAGCGCGTGGGCTTGGCCCGCGTGCATTTTCATCAAGCCCCGATCATGCTTTTGGATGATTGTTTAAGTGCGGTGGATGTCGACACGGAACACAAACTTTTTGAGCAGCTTTTATTGGGCGCGTGGAGTGAGCGCACGCGTTTATTAGTGACTCATAGACTGAGTGCTTTAAACCGTGTGGATCGTATTTTATTTATGGAAGATGGTAAGATCATCGATCAAGGAACTTTTGAAGAGCTTTTAGCCCGCAGTGAAAAATTCCGCGAGTACACCACCAGTGTCGCTAAAGAAGCCACCACACCCACCGCAACCGAGGTGAATCGTGTCTAG
- a CDS encoding flavin monoamine oxidase family protein — protein MAKSSFTRRDFLKASAWGGSALALSHCTSLDHYFMGDMRSLQEEVVILGAGAAGLVAAFELKKRKIPFRVFEASSRVGGRVQSVPVFPEGGPIAELGAEFFESHHNHVFNVIRELNVPVKEVKSVSGLEAHLFSFAGKTYRVKDLVPKMKTLQAPLRRVRSDLFRDQDVILSYKNALQFERSAYYDSLSLRSLLDAWSTEVDPLVLKLIEVQAVNRFGVDASEQSALHFLSTLDAEGSALLSTASLNRVESGLSDLMQILAERVAGVIPDQIIRVNSPLVEISEKKGVFRLVFQTPNGKDTYQARRVICTLPFTALRNVKGIERMQFSQNKKDSIAELNYATHSKGVVGFASPFWRTKKSLVEANVGNFTGDFLSQKIWDSSRIVSQEFGTPRPQEGLLSYQRAGTSGLNAGAGSADEMLKDLGLFYKDIPKHVTDQMINWSQRKWSQGSMIYYKPGQYMKYRGVAGESEYDGHFQFAGEHTSMRFPGTLQGAFESGIRAASEIT, from the coding sequence ATGGCAAAAAGTTCTTTTACACGACGTGATTTTTTAAAAGCATCCGCTTGGGGCGGATCGGCTTTAGCTTTGAGTCATTGCACCAGTCTTGATCATTACTTTATGGGGGATATGAGAAGCCTTCAAGAAGAGGTCGTGATCTTAGGGGCGGGGGCGGCGGGCCTTGTTGCCGCTTTTGAATTAAAAAAACGCAAAATCCCCTTTCGTGTCTTTGAGGCGTCCTCACGTGTCGGGGGGCGAGTTCAATCTGTTCCCGTCTTCCCAGAAGGAGGCCCCATTGCAGAACTGGGGGCGGAGTTTTTCGAATCTCATCACAACCATGTGTTTAACGTGATTCGCGAACTGAATGTGCCAGTTAAAGAAGTGAAATCCGTATCGGGTCTTGAAGCGCATCTATTTTCTTTCGCGGGAAAAACGTATCGCGTGAAAGATCTGGTGCCGAAAATGAAAACTCTGCAGGCCCCCCTTCGTCGTGTGCGCAGTGATCTGTTTCGCGATCAAGATGTGATCTTAAGTTATAAAAATGCCCTGCAGTTTGAACGATCGGCTTATTACGATTCGCTGTCATTGCGCAGTCTTTTAGATGCCTGGAGCACGGAAGTAGATCCGTTGGTGTTGAAACTGATCGAAGTCCAAGCCGTCAATCGTTTCGGGGTGGATGCTTCGGAACAGTCGGCATTGCATTTTCTTTCAACGCTGGATGCGGAAGGCAGCGCCCTGCTTTCAACCGCCAGCTTAAATCGTGTGGAATCAGGTCTTTCAGATTTGATGCAGATTTTAGCCGAACGTGTGGCGGGCGTGATTCCCGATCAAATCATTCGCGTGAATTCACCGCTGGTTGAAATTTCAGAAAAAAAAGGTGTGTTCCGTTTGGTCTTTCAAACACCCAATGGTAAGGACACCTATCAAGCTCGCCGCGTGATTTGCACGCTGCCTTTTACCGCCCTTCGAAACGTGAAGGGGATTGAGCGTATGCAGTTTTCACAAAATAAAAAAGACAGCATCGCCGAGCTTAATTACGCCACTCATTCGAAGGGTGTGGTGGGGTTTGCCTCGCCGTTTTGGCGCACAAAAAAATCTTTGGTCGAAGCCAATGTCGGCAACTTCACCGGAGATTTTTTATCGCAAAAAATCTGGGACTCCAGTCGCATTGTCAGTCAGGAATTTGGCACGCCTCGCCCGCAAGAAGGTCTTTTGAGTTACCAACGTGCGGGGACCTCCGGACTTAACGCTGGCGCGGGAAGTGCGGATGAGATGCTCAAAGACTTAGGTTTGTTTTATAAAGATATCCCGAAACATGTGACGGATCAGATGATCAATTGGAGTCAGCGCAAGTGGTCGCAAGGCTCGATGATTTATTATAAGCCAGGTCAGTACATGAAATATCGTGGGGTCGCCGGAGAGTCTGAATACGATGGCCACTTTCAGTTCGCCGGAGAACACACAAGCATGCGTTTTCCGGGAACCTTGCAAGGGGCCTTTGAAAGCGGCATTCGGGCCGCGAGCGAGATCACTTAG
- a CDS encoding ABC transporter ATP-binding protein yields MSRIAPKPKYLSDGDSKKEGGYSRALFQTLSFAYKPYRGRILLCLALGLSGRGLLLANTNVIGYWVDALIGKETPLSGYTSAQYVFLLLGMASVGFVLTISFRVGFSRLSAQAISTFYDEVTLRTSRLPMSFFDNTPAGRIITRFSSDYGNIFRLFGGPLAEFLSIIFDLVMMVILITVASPYYLILVAFIAVMNFLVYKFNQEKLRTSRRELSASRSPSIAHFAETTQGASTIRSFRRQRSFAERFENLDRHFLNQKMSTTKHLISFSFQMNSLTALLLLITGVSAYFMVERGWTTIGSVGVAFAFIALSGNTVQMFFEWLTQFEEAMIGVERLDQYLRMPIEKGSLLPASATFATGHATYSPTLEKYLSGRRLTEERNASVQVSQLWFRYREDLPWVLKGVDFEVKAGERLGIVGRTGSGKSSLIQALFHLYPIDKGHISINGHEPRFNDKLGENSSGMDLNLYRQSMAFIAQEPILFQGSLRFNLDIKENLPEERLWEVLEQVGLREWVEMQPGGLEMRIEERGKNLSLGERQLLCMARCLLQEAPIVIMDEATSSVDPQSEEIMVKATEEFFSDRTQIIIAHRLSTLAKCDRILWLQNGEIVSLGPTSEVLPRFKNTELV; encoded by the coding sequence GTGTCTAGAATCGCGCCTAAACCTAAATACCTCTCTGACGGCGATTCAAAAAAAGAAGGCGGCTATTCACGCGCGCTTTTTCAAACCTTGTCTTTTGCCTATAAGCCTTATAGGGGGCGTATTCTTTTATGCCTGGCTTTGGGTCTTTCAGGTCGTGGCCTTTTATTAGCAAATACCAATGTTATTGGATATTGGGTGGATGCCCTGATCGGCAAAGAAACGCCGCTGTCCGGGTACACTTCCGCACAGTATGTTTTTCTTTTATTGGGCATGGCCTCAGTGGGTTTTGTTCTGACCATTTCTTTCCGGGTGGGATTTTCGCGTCTTTCCGCGCAAGCCATTTCGACTTTTTATGATGAAGTGACGTTGCGCACGTCGCGCCTCCCGATGAGCTTTTTTGATAACACTCCGGCCGGAAGGATCATCACGCGTTTTTCAAGCGACTATGGCAATATCTTCCGACTTTTCGGGGGGCCCTTGGCCGAGTTCCTTTCGATTATTTTTGATTTGGTGATGATGGTGATTTTAATCACCGTGGCGAGTCCTTATTATTTGATTCTGGTGGCGTTCATCGCCGTGATGAATTTCTTGGTTTATAAATTCAATCAAGAAAAACTACGCACTTCACGTCGTGAGCTTTCCGCCAGTCGTTCCCCCAGTATCGCGCATTTTGCTGAAACCACTCAAGGGGCCAGCACCATTCGCTCCTTCCGTCGTCAGCGTTCGTTTGCCGAACGCTTTGAAAATTTGGATCGCCATTTTTTAAATCAAAAAATGAGCACCACCAAACACCTGATTAGTTTTTCATTTCAGATGAATAGCCTCACGGCTTTGTTGTTACTGATTACTGGTGTGTCAGCGTATTTTATGGTCGAACGCGGTTGGACTACGATTGGTTCGGTGGGCGTGGCCTTTGCTTTTATTGCGCTTTCGGGTAACACCGTGCAAATGTTCTTTGAATGGTTGACCCAATTTGAAGAAGCGATGATCGGGGTTGAACGTTTGGATCAATACCTGCGCATGCCGATTGAAAAAGGCAGTCTTTTACCGGCCTCGGCAACCTTTGCCACCGGACACGCGACCTATTCACCCACTTTAGAAAAATATCTTTCTGGCCGTCGTTTGACCGAAGAACGCAATGCCTCGGTGCAAGTGTCCCAATTATGGTTCCGGTACCGCGAGGACCTGCCGTGGGTACTAAAGGGTGTCGATTTTGAAGTGAAGGCCGGAGAAAGATTAGGGATCGTGGGTCGCACCGGTTCCGGAAAATCAAGTTTGATTCAAGCGCTTTTTCACCTTTACCCGATCGATAAGGGGCATATTTCTATTAACGGGCACGAACCAAGGTTCAATGACAAGCTCGGTGAAAATTCAAGCGGCATGGATCTGAATCTTTATCGTCAGTCGATGGCCTTTATCGCCCAAGAGCCGATTTTGTTTCAAGGCAGTTTGCGTTTTAACTTAGACATCAAAGAAAACTTGCCAGAAGAACGCCTTTGGGAGGTCCTAGAACAAGTGGGACTGCGCGAGTGGGTGGAAATGCAACCCGGTGGTCTGGAAATGAGGATCGAAGAACGAGGTAAGAATCTTTCTTTAGGTGAGCGCCAGCTTCTGTGTATGGCAAGGTGCCTTTTGCAAGAAGCCCCGATTGTGATTATGGATGAGGCCACCAGTTCCGTGGATCCTCAGTCTGAGGAAATCATGGTGAAGGCAACAGAAGAATTCTTTTCAGATCGAACTCAGATCATCATCGCCCATCGTCTTTCGACATTGGCAAAGTGCGATCGAATCTTATGGCTTCAGAATGGGGAAATCGTCTCATTAGGGCCCACAAGCGAAGTGCTTCCGCGCTTTAAAAATACAGAACTGGTCTAA